From a region of the Zingiber officinale cultivar Zhangliang chromosome 4B, Zo_v1.1, whole genome shotgun sequence genome:
- the LOC121978132 gene encoding PE-PGRS family protein PE_PGRS33-like: MESSQARAATISVRWVGIDVGTGRIPGDGATGGGTGNGVTGTARAGAGYIVGTGGAGAAVAGYTIGPGGAGAWYAVDSTGAGVGYAGGTLGGIVNTVGVGTAGATEVGTSKGAIRV; the protein is encoded by the exons atggagaGCAGCCAg GCTCGTGCTGCGACAATATCTGTGAGGTGGGTAGGGATCGACGTGGGAACTGGCAGAATCCCTGGAGATGGCGCTACAG gtggtggtaccggaaatggaGTAACCGGTACCGCTAGAGCGGGTGCTGGGTACATTGTAGGCACTGGGGGCGCGGGTGCTGCTGTTGCCGGGTACACGATAGGTCCAGGTGGCGCTGGTGCCTGGTACGCCGTAGACTCAACCGGagcaggtgtcgggtatgccGGTGGTACCCTTGGTGGTAtcgtaaatacggtaggggtaGGTACAGCGGGtgcaaccgaggtaggtacctcgaaAGGAGCTAtcagggtctga